GGGATAGACTAGTACTTATGGGTTTGAGGGAAGGAGCTGTTAACGCCTACTCATTTGATGGTTCTATGCTCTCTAAACTTAACAAGGATCCGATAAGTGGAATTGCACGTGTACCCTACGGCTCTATGCAAGCTGTTTTAACGAGAGACGTCTCTCACGGAAGAGAACAACACTTGATATACACAGTCAATCTGGACGAACCTGGGAACGAGAAAGCGTTAGTGGGCATGGAGCCTGCCCGTGTATTGGGTGTAGTATATGACGATCACAGGATCGTCTATTCGGCTTCAACCGCTGTTGAGAACGCTTTATTCCTAGCGGGGAACGGTATGAAGAAAATATCGACACTACCTGGTTTCGCAATGGTTTCAGATATCCATGATAAATACGCGGTAGGAGTAGGATTACTTGAGCCTGCATCGGGAAGATTCCAAGCATTTGTAGCTGATCTAGATACGGGCAAGATCAATGTATGTAAGCGAATAGATGGAAATGCTCTCACGGCACGTTTCTCTCCCGAGGGTTGGGTTCTAATTGCAATAGAAGGACCGGCTATGGCAGAGCTAGTGAAGCTTGACTCTGAAACCATGAAAGCTGAGAAACTTGAGCTCCCAGGGAAAGACTTGGAGGTATATGAACCTAGGAGCTATAACTACGTAGGATTCCTGCCTGACGGTAGGCTTGTTGTTGTGGGGAGGAAAAATGGCAGAACCAAAGTATTCATAAATGGCAGTGCTATAGACGTTCCTGAAGGAACTCATGGAGGCGTATTCAAGTGGAAAGACAAGCTCGTCCTAACACATACCAGTTTAAGAAACCCGGCTAGAATAATAGACACAGGTGGAGAGGTTGTACTCTCAGGTGAAATCCCTCAATATATATATGAAGCCCTTGGATCATCCGAGTTCCATCTTGTAGAGAGCTTCGATGGATCCCAAGTCGCTACATTCACAGTTGAAAGCAAGAGGGGAGGAAAACCCGGGCCTACCGTAGTATTAGTCCACGGAGGACCATTCTCTGAGGATGCTGATGTATGGGATTTCTTCGCTGCAAGCCTAGCCCTAGCAGGTTACAATGTTGTTAAAGCCAACTATAGGGGTAGCACGGGATACGGAGATCAGTGGAGGATGAAAATAATCGGTGATCCCTGTGGAGGAGAACTCAAAGATATAGTTAGCGCGTCGGAGTGGGCGAGTAAAACAGGTTTAGCAAGTGATCTCTATATAATGGGTTACAGCTACGGTGGATATATGACTATGTGCGCATTAACTAGGAATCCCAGATTATATACAGCGGGAGTAGCTGGAGCTAGCATTGTCGATTGGAAACGGATGTATGAACTGAGTGATGCTGCATTCAAATCATTTATACAAATGATGTTCGGCGGTAAGATGAATCTACTTGAAGAGAGGAGTCCAATAACTTATATTAACGATCTAACCGATCCGCTAATGATAATTCACCCACAGAACGATTCTAGGACACCGCTCAAGCCAGTCCTCCGCTTCATGGAGGAAGGACTTGATAAAGGAAAGATGTTCGAAGCGTATATAGCACCAGATATGGGTCATGCAATAACAAAGGTGGATGATATATTGAAGATACTTTATCCAGCTATGCTATTCCTCATTCGCCGGAAGAAATCCGTCTAATTTTTTTGAGAACCTTAGAATAATTAAGTGGGACTGATTAATCAAGGAGACAGTACGTTCCTCTGATCTTAACAATAGTTGTCGTATTTTTAGGCAGATTCTATAACTCTCTGGTGATTATCCATTCATTGGCAAATTTAGGAGGCGTCATCGCATGTTTTGACTCTAGCTCACATACATAGGGTATATGTTATTGTTCTTCGCTTGTAATTATCTGATAGGCTTTTAGTATGTCTCTCATCGTTATTATGCCTACGAGCTTCATTTCCTTGGGGGAATTAACTACTGGTAAGCGACTCACATTATGTTTCGTCATTATTTCATGTGCACCTCTTACGGTGGCTTCGGGAGTTACAACTAGCAGATCCTTACTTGCAATATCAATGGCTTTAAGATTCATTTTTTCTTCATTGCTGTATTGAGCTTTAGTTCTGTCCAGGTCTGTCCTTGCTATTATACCGACTATTTTCCCCGTCTTTCTATCTACTACTGGGTATCCTCCGTATACGTTTTCCTCGAAGAAAGTTTCTACAACATAGTAAGGAGCATCGGCTGGTATGAAGACTACTTTTCTAGTCATGACGTCTCCTACTCTCACAAGATCCAGTATGTATGATGAGTAAGTCTTGATTCTGAGCCCTCTCTTTAATAGTTTTATAGTATATATGCTTCGTCCTTTGAGGAGTATCCATGATACTACGAAGCTCATTCCAGCTGACGCCATTATAGGAGGTATTAGACTGTAGCTTCCCGACATTTCCGGGATCATCACTATAACTGTTAATGGTGCCTGGGCGGCTCCTGCGAAGAGCGCTGCCATTCCAGCCAGCTCGTAGCCGAGGCTCCCTCCCAAGTATGATGTGGGGAAAATATCGTAGTATACTGTAGCAAGTACCCCTCCTAGCATTGATCCTATGTATAGGCTGGGGGCAAATACTCCTCCACTCCCTCCACTTCCTATAGTGAAAGATGTTGAAAGGAGCTTTGATATTCCGAGGGCAAGCATTAA
This window of the Candidatus Tiamatella incendiivivens genome carries:
- a CDS encoding prolyl oligopeptidase family serine peptidase, encoding MLNKCNKLDSHSGPSSLELSECSGGGLTSEYARILDEVIGLLNIEMYSGVGVGSGDRLVLMGLREGAVNAYSFDGSMLSKLNKDPISGIARVPYGSMQAVLTRDVSHGREQHLIYTVNLDEPGNEKALVGMEPARVLGVVYDDHRIVYSASTAVENALFLAGNGMKKISTLPGFAMVSDIHDKYAVGVGLLEPASGRFQAFVADLDTGKINVCKRIDGNALTARFSPEGWVLIAIEGPAMAELVKLDSETMKAEKLELPGKDLEVYEPRSYNYVGFLPDGRLVVVGRKNGRTKVFINGSAIDVPEGTHGGVFKWKDKLVLTHTSLRNPARIIDTGGEVVLSGEIPQYIYEALGSSEFHLVESFDGSQVATFTVESKRGGKPGPTVVLVHGGPFSEDADVWDFFAASLALAGYNVVKANYRGSTGYGDQWRMKIIGDPCGGELKDIVSASEWASKTGLASDLYIMGYSYGGYMTMCALTRNPRLYTAGVAGASIVDWKRMYELSDAAFKSFIQMMFGGKMNLLEERSPITYINDLTDPLMIIHPQNDSRTPLKPVLRFMEEGLDKGKMFEAYIAPDMGHAITKVDDILKILYPAMLFLIRRKKSV